Below is a window of Janthinobacterium lividum DNA.
CCGCATCGTGTTTGCGGGAGCGCCGCCCTCGCCCGACGCGCTGGCCGCCCTGCACCACGACGCGCACGAGCGCTGCTACATCGCCAATTCCCTCACGGCCGATGTGGTCGTGGAAGGAGCGCACTAGATGTACACGCCCGCCAGCTTTCGCGAAGAGCGCCTCGATGTGCTGCATGGCCTGATCGACGCGCATCCGCTGGGCGCGCTGGTGCACCATGGCGAGGATGGTTTGTGCGCCGACCATCTGCCTTTCGAGATCACCGCGCCCACGCCCGAGGCGCCATTCGGCATCCTGCGCGCCCACGTGGCGCGCGCCAACCCGCTGTGGCGCGGCGCCGGCGTGAACGATGACTGCATGGTGATTTTCCAGGGGCCGCACGCCTACATCACGCCCGCCTGGTATGCGGAAAAGCAGCGCAGCGGCAAGGAAGTGCCGACCTTCAATTACGCGGTCGTGCATGCCCACGGCCCCCTGCGCGCCATCGATGATGCGGCGTGGCTGATGGACTTGCTGGAACGGCTGACGACACGTCATGAAGCTGGCCAGGCGATGCCGTGGACAATCGCCGATGCGCCGGCCGGCTATATCGAGAAACTCTTGAAAACCATCGTCGGCATCGAAATCCCCCTCACCCGCATCACGGGAAAATGGAAGCTGGGGCAGAACCGCAGCATGCAAGACCAGGCCAGCATGGCGCATGGCCTGGCGCTGGACAATCAACCCGGCGCGGCGCAGGCGCTCGGCGCACTGATCGCCGCCAACCTCACGCCAGCCAGCTGACGGCCGCCGAGAACGTCAAAAACGACAGCGCCGTCGAGACCAGAATGATGCGGGCGATGCGCGCCGTGTTCGCCCCGAAGCGCTCGGACAGCAGCGACACATTGCTGGCGCTGGGCAGGCAGGCCACCAGCACCATGCAGGTCAGCGCGAACGGATCGAGCGGCGCGCCCAGCGCGATGGCCGCGTGGCCGATGGCCCACACCAGCAGCGGATGCAACAGCAGTTTTTTCAGCGCCACGGGCACATATTCCCCCAGCGGCGCCGGGTCGCTGGTGCTCATCTGCGAACGGGCCAGGACGGCGCCAATGGTAAACAGGGCAACAGGAGAGGCGGCGTCGGCCAGCAGGCCCACCGTCTGCATCAATGGCTTGGGCAAGGCCAGTTCCAGCCACGACGACAGGGCGCCAAGCACAATCGCCCACGGCATCGGGTTGCCGGCCATGCCCTTCAGGGCGTTGACGACGGCGGCGCGGCTGCCGTGCGCGCCGCCGCTGCCGATGCGCGACAAGGCGATGCACAGCGAACTGGTCATCAACATATCGACGACGATGGTGACGATGACGGGCCCTGAGGAACGGGGACCGAGCAAGGTCAATAGCAGGGGCACGCCCATGAAGCCCGTATTCGGGAAGGCCGCCACCAGCGCACCGAAGGCGGCGTTGTTCCAGTCGATGCGGTGGCTGAGGGTCATGGCCATGGTGACACCCACCATGATCAGCGCACACAGCAGATACACGCCGAACACGCTGGCGTCGAGCAGTTGCGCGATGGGCGTGGCGGCGCCGAAGCGGTACAGCATGCAGGGCAGCGCGAAGTACAGGACAAAACTGTTCAAGCCGCCGATGGCGGCCAGCGGCAGCAGCTTGCGGCGCACGGCCAGGTAGCCGCACAGCACCAGGGCGAAGAAGGGAAAGGTGATGGCGAGGATGGTCAGCATGGAGCGCCATTGTAGCGCGCTGCACTGGCTGGCCGCCGGGCGCAAAAAGGCCGCTCGCGCGGCCCAAGGAGGTTTCGGGAAAAGCGCCGCTGGCAGGCTGGGGCTTGAGCTGGGCGCGGATCTCGCCAGCCGGGTAGGCGGTGCTGTGCACGTTCACGTACAGCTTGCCGGCCTGGTAGCTCGCATACTGGGCCGGCGTGAGCATGGCGCCGTCCGGCACGGCAAACATGCCTTCGGCGGTTTTCACCAGCGGCACGATGACGGGGCCATTGGCGCCGGCGGGCGCTTCATGAATATGCGCGACGGTGGCCAGCATGCCCGTATAGCGCACGCCACCGCTGACACTGAGGTCGTCGGCGACGCGGATAGTGCTGCTGCCGCTGGCCGTGCTGGTGTTGGCCGGCACTTCCTGCGCGCCCGTCAAAGTGACGTCATGGTCGCCCGGGTGATGCGGGCCATGGGAACAGGCGCCCAGCAGGGCGGCCAGCGCCAGCATGCTGGCGGCGCGGCGTACGTGTTGTGGCAATGTGGTCATCGCAGTACTCCTTCAACGGACATCGGATCACGGATGGCGCCCTGCCCTGCCCGTACAGCCGAGCCGGGCTTGCGCCGCACTGGTCTCGCGCAAAAAAATCTTGCTGTCATGCGACAGTAAGGCCATGCCGCCTTGTCCGCTTTGCTTTTCGCCAAACCTGGTGCTCGCCTGCCAGCGTGCCGTCAAGCCAGATGCACTTCCGCCACCCAGCCGCGGTTGGCGGCCGGCGCCTTCGGCTTGGGTGCGATGCCACTGCTTTTTTCCGCATCGAGGATGATGTTGCGCATGCTGTCGCTGGCGGCCGGCCCTGGCGCGAAGGCGTAATACTCGTCATTGATGGGCAGGCCCGTCGTGGCGTCGACCAGCACCGGATCGGCGGCCAGGCCCGTATCACGGCTGGCAATGACGAGGCTGGCGCCTTCCGGCGCGAAGTTTTCATTGCCCCAGGCAATAAACGCCAGCAAGACGGGCTTGAAGGCGCGGCCGGACTTGGTCAGCACATAGTCGTAGCGGGGCGGCTTGGCGCAATACAGGCGGCGCGTCATCAAGCCCCCGTCCACCAGGTCGGCCAGGCGGCGCGTCAGGATGGTGGGCGCGATCTTGAGGCTTTTTTCAAATTCGTCGAAACGCGTCTTGCCATAAAACGCTTCGCGCAGAATGAGGATGCTCCACCATTCACCCACCTTGCCCAGGCTGCGTGCAATCGGGCAGGGCAAATTATTAAAGTTGGTATGTTTCATGACCATCTCCTCACGTTGATTCAACACAACAATCGAAAATATTTCAGTTCCAACACGTTCAGTTGCAACACGGACACTTAGTTACTATCACTTTGCAAGTGACATTGACACCACGGGTAGTGGCTTGAAAATACGCAAAAACTCATATTTTCTTGTTCAAGTACAATCATGGCTCGTTCAATTCCCCAATCCCGGTGCGAAAAACGGTGTCAGCCACGCCTGTCGGCGCTGCTGCCCACGCCCGTTTTTCACTCAATGCGTTCACGATGACCCCTTTGAAGCTTGCCGTACTGCCAGCCCTGCTCGCCCTGTCCGTTTGCCAGACCACCACCGCCGGTACCGCGTCTTCCGCGACACTCCAGGCCACCTTCGTCGTCCATGAAGCGTGCACCATCGTCTCGCAGCGCGGCGGCGCCCAAGTGCGCTGCCAGTACAACACGCCCTATCTGCTGCACCAGCAGTCAACGCCATCGGGCCCCGGCCTCGTCACCGTCACGTTCTAAAAATAAATCGTTGCCGTCACCGTGTCCTTGTAGTCGCCGGGGCGCGGCGACACCTGCGCCGGTACGCGGCCATAAATCGTCAGCGGCACGCTGGCGCCCGTGCCCGTTCCCGTCACCATGCTCGTGCCTGCCGTGCCATCTCCCCATGGCGCACCATCGAGGGTGGCTGACAGCAGATAACTGACCTTGTCCGTCGTCACCGTATTCTTCATTTGCCGGTTGGCCACATTCGCCGCCACGCTGCCGCCGTTCAGGGCAATCTGATACGCGTTGTTATTCACGCAGCGCACGGACAAGGTGCTGGTGCTGCGCAAATTGCCCGTCAGGATGGAGGCGTTCGCGAACGCCATCGGCGTGGCCGTGATGGTGCAATCGTTGACTGCCGTGGCATTCACCGTGAAACCGAAGCTGCCGCTGGTGGCCGTGCAACCCTGCAGGTTGACGAGGCCATAGGTGGTGTAGGTGTAGGTGCCCACACCGGCAAAGCTCGAGGTATACACGGTATTGGCGTTGCCGACCGTGGGCACGGCGGCCAGAGCGGTGCCGGCAGGGATCTTTGCATACACGGTAAAGGTGGTGGAATAGGTGCCGGGCGGCGCCAGCAAACCGGCCGACAGGATCATGCCGAAGGTCGACGGCGCGCCCGTCACGCCAGCGCCGCCCCATATCTTCGCCGTGGCATACGAACTGTCCACGTACACGTTGTACTCCATGCGATTGATGCCATTGCCCAGCTTGCGCGGCAGGGCCGAAGTGGAATTCGTGCCCAGCCCCAGCGAGATGCACACTTGCGCATTCGGCGTGAGCAACTGCCCCAGGTTCAGCGACGAAAACAGGCAACTGAAGGTCCCCGTTGCCTGCGCCACGTGATCGGTGCCGGAAATCGGGCTGACGGAGCCGAAATCGATATTCGTCATGCTGACCGTGCAGGTATCGGCCGCCTGCGCCACGCTGCCCCAGGCCCAGCCCAGCAGCAGAGTCAGCCATAGCAGCAGGCGGCGCATCAGCGGCCTGCCCCGGCGCTGGCTGCCGCTGCGCAACGCAGCGGCCCGATCACGGGCAAGCCGCCCGCGGCAGGACGCACATAGGCAAAACGCAAGGTGCACGCGCTGTCGCCTTCGCCGACTTGCAACTGATTCTGCTCGAGCAGATCGTCGACGAAAACGATGCCGTCAAATCCCACCACCGTCTGCTTGCCGCTTTGCACGTGCAACACGGGCAAGCCCGTGGCCAACGGCTTGCCCTGCGCATCCTGGACGAGGACGGTGGCAGCGCTGTAGCGCTCGATGGGAAAGGCCGCCAGCACGCCCGCCAGGTATTGCGGAACGACATTGATATTACTCGCGGGCACCCGCGCATCCACATCGAGTTCCTCCGTGGCGATGCTGATCTGATTATTGCCATAGGGGTTCAAATTCGGCACCAGCAGATAGCCGTCCCTGCCCGTCACACCGATCTGGCGGTTTTCATGCAGCACAGGAATATTACCCACGCCGCCCGTGGATACCAGCGCAAAACCGTTGCCCACCTGGCGCGCCGCCTCGACATGGCCATCCATCAACACCAGCGCGCCGGCCGCGCCCAGCGAGGAGGCATTGCCCATGCTGCTGCTTTGCGTGCGCGCGCTCACGCGGCCGTCATTGCCCAGGTATTCCACTTGCGCCTGCCGGTAGGCATTGCCGCCCGCCGTGCCAGCTTGCAAGTTCCAGCCGAAACCGCCGCCAAAGTCCGCCGCGCGCTGCGCGCTGACGCTGCGGCCGTTCTCGCCGTTTTGCCGGCTGCTGTACACGCTGACGGCCAGATTGTTGTCGAAGGCCATGCTCAGGCCGAAGTAAAAGCCCCGCTTCTCGCGTTGCCGCAAATCCTGGAACAGGCTGGCGTTGAAGAACAGGCCGTGAAACACGGTGGCCGAATAGCCCACGGTGGCAAGCTTCGATGGCGGCGCGCCAGGCGTGCGATAGCTGATATAGCTGCTGCTGATACTACTTCCTGCCGGCAATGGCAGGCTGACGGTGAAGCGGTCCGCCGCGCGCACTACGGGGCTGCCGTCGCGCGAGGCCAGGTCCCCAAAGCCGGCGCTGGCGCGCACGCTTTGCACATCGACGCTGAAGCGCGGCCCCATGTACTGATAGCCTGCACCCAGCTGCGCACCGCGGCTACGGCCGGCGCTGGCCGACAGCGAACCGCTGAGCACGCCCGCCTGGCCCAGCCGCACCAGCGCGCCCGCCCCCGCCTGATACAGGCCGGCGGCCAGTTCCGCATGGCCTTCGAGGGTGAGACTGTCGCTGACGCCATGGCGGCCGGAAGCGCTGGCGACCAGTTGCCGCTCATAGCCGAACAGGCGGCGGCCATAGTCGCGCCGCACGGCGCCCGCTTCGACCGAGTAATCACTCAAGCCGCTGGCCAGCATGCGCGTATCGACATACAGGGGCAGCACGGTCGTCACGCTGCGTCCCAGCGCATCGCGCGTGATGAGGGTCGCTTGCCCTGCGCCATTGATGCCGGCCACCTGGTTCAGCACAAACGGACCGCTGGGCACGCTGGCAGCATATTGCTGCACGCCATTGACGTACAGGCTCAGCGACGAAGGCACGAGCGCCGTGCCATCGACAGAGGCGACAGGAAAGGTCAGCAGGTCGGGGCGCAGCTGGAAATTCTTGCGCCACTGCACACCACCGACACGCACGGCGCGGCTCCAGCTCAGCGACGAGGAAATCAGGTCGCCCACCTGCCACGTTTGCAAGGTCTCGGGGTCTGCGTGGCTCCAGAAGGTGTCAAAGCGCATGTACTTGCGCTGATCCGAGCCCAGGTTCAAGGTGCCGGTATTGCTGAACACGCCGCTGTCATTGAAATAGCGCAAGTCGTTGAAGATGGCGGCGCGCCGCGTCTGCCCCAGCTCCGCATAGGCTTCGTAATTGAGGACGGCGCCGGGCGTGACGCGCGATGGCGGCGTCAGCGCCACCGTGCGCGCGCTGATGCGGTAGGGCGAACGCAAGTCGTCCGCCACCTGCAGCGACACGCTCTGGCGCGCCGCATCATATTCATAGCTGAGGCCGGGAATCGCCTCGAGCGCCACCTCGGTCTGACCGGGTGCGACCAGGCGCGCCGGGTCCAGCCCCAGCTGCTGCAAGTTCGCCACACTGCTGCGCAAGCCTTTGCCCACCTGGGTAAAGCGCAAGATCAGCCCGGTTGATTCAGCATTCACAGTGACCTCCAGATACAATTCATTCGGCGCCGCCGGATCGCTGGGCAAGCTGGCAGGGCCCGGATCGGCGCCCGTCATGGCCGCCGCGCCATCGGCCCTGGGCAGCGGCGCCATGGCCAGCAACAGCAACGATGCCAGTATGCGTTTCATGGTATGACCGCTTGCGCCCATGCCCGGGGCGCGCAGCAAGCTGGCCCGTCATGGCAGCCATGTTCAAGGTGTCGAATTCTTGGCAATGAGTGCCTTGGCATTCACATTTACCGCGATACTCAACGGTCCATCCAGTTCGGCCTCTCTGGCAATGGGCAGGCGCCATACGCGCATGCGTGCCGCCAGGACATAACCAAACAGCCCCTTGCTGATGACAAACTCCTTGCCCGCCTGGTTCGTGAACGTCATCGCACCGATCTGCGCA
It encodes the following:
- a CDS encoding FMN-binding negative transcriptional regulator, whose amino-acid sequence is MYTPASFREERLDVLHGLIDAHPLGALVHHGEDGLCADHLPFEITAPTPEAPFGILRAHVARANPLWRGAGVNDDCMVIFQGPHAYITPAWYAEKQRSGKEVPTFNYAVVHAHGPLRAIDDAAWLMDLLERLTTRHEAGQAMPWTIADAPAGYIEKLLKTIVGIEIPLTRITGKWKLGQNRSMQDQASMAHGLALDNQPGAAQALGALIAANLTPAS
- a CDS encoding AEC family transporter, which encodes MLTILAITFPFFALVLCGYLAVRRKLLPLAAIGGLNSFVLYFALPCMLYRFGAATPIAQLLDASVFGVYLLCALIMVGVTMAMTLSHRIDWNNAAFGALVAAFPNTGFMGVPLLLTLLGPRSSGPVIVTIVVDMLMTSSLCIALSRIGSGGAHGSRAAVVNALKGMAGNPMPWAIVLGALSSWLELALPKPLMQTVGLLADAASPVALFTIGAVLARSQMSTSDPAPLGEYVPVALKKLLLHPLLVWAIGHAAIALGAPLDPFALTCMVLVACLPSASNVSLLSERFGANTARIARIILVSTALSFLTFSAAVSWLA
- a CDS encoding helix-turn-helix domain-containing protein is translated as MKHTNFNNLPCPIARSLGKVGEWWSILILREAFYGKTRFDEFEKSLKIAPTILTRRLADLVDGGLMTRRLYCAKPPRYDYVLTKSGRAFKPVLLAFIAWGNENFAPEGASLVIASRDTGLAADPVLVDATTGLPINDEYYAFAPGPAASDSMRNIILDAEKSSGIAPKPKAPAANRGWVAEVHLA
- a CDS encoding spore coat U domain-containing protein, with product MRRLLLWLTLLLGWAWGSVAQAADTCTVSMTNIDFGSVSPISGTDHVAQATGTFSCLFSSLNLGQLLTPNAQVCISLGLGTNSTSALPRKLGNGINRMEYNVYVDSSYATAKIWGGAGVTGAPSTFGMILSAGLLAPPGTYSTTFTVYAKIPAGTALAAVPTVGNANTVYTSSFAGVGTYTYTTYGLVNLQGCTATSGSFGFTVNATAVNDCTITATPMAFANASILTGNLRSTSTLSVRCVNNNAYQIALNGGSVAANVANRQMKNTVTTDKVSYLLSATLDGAPWGDGTAGTSMVTGTGTGASVPLTIYGRVPAQVSPRPGDYKDTVTATIYF
- a CDS encoding fimbria/pilus outer membrane usher protein; the protein is MKRILASLLLLAMAPLPRADGAAAMTGADPGPASLPSDPAAPNELYLEVTVNAESTGLILRFTQVGKGLRSSVANLQQLGLDPARLVAPGQTEVALEAIPGLSYEYDAARQSVSLQVADDLRSPYRISARTVALTPPSRVTPGAVLNYEAYAELGQTRRAAIFNDLRYFNDSGVFSNTGTLNLGSDQRKYMRFDTFWSHADPETLQTWQVGDLISSSLSWSRAVRVGGVQWRKNFQLRPDLLTFPVASVDGTALVPSSLSLYVNGVQQYAASVPSGPFVLNQVAGINGAGQATLITRDALGRSVTTVLPLYVDTRMLASGLSDYSVEAGAVRRDYGRRLFGYERQLVASASGRHGVSDSLTLEGHAELAAGLYQAGAGALVRLGQAGVLSGSLSASAGRSRGAQLGAGYQYMGPRFSVDVQSVRASAGFGDLASRDGSPVVRAADRFTVSLPLPAGSSISSSYISYRTPGAPPSKLATVGYSATVFHGLFFNASLFQDLRQREKRGFYFGLSMAFDNNLAVSVYSSRQNGENGRSVSAQRAADFGGGFGWNLQAGTAGGNAYRQAQVEYLGNDGRVSARTQSSSMGNASSLGAAGALVLMDGHVEAARQVGNGFALVSTGGVGNIPVLHENRQIGVTGRDGYLLVPNLNPYGNNQISIATEELDVDARVPASNINVVPQYLAGVLAAFPIERYSAATVLVQDAQGKPLATGLPVLHVQSGKQTVVGFDGIVFVDDLLEQNQLQVGEGDSACTLRFAYVRPAAGGLPVIGPLRCAAAASAGAGR